The sequence below is a genomic window from Sulfuracidifex metallicus DSM 6482 = JCM 9184.
TATAGGTAGTGTAAAGGTAGTTTGTTACAGCATCCCATTCCCCCGCTAAAGTGTCAATTCTCTTAATTCTGGGATATATTCCCTCCCTATCTCTTATCTTAGCTTCGTCCTGCAGTTGTTCATCTGAGAATCCTAACGTTTTCAAATATTGGATTAATTCCGCATTCAGATTAGGCTCCTTCCTAAATTTTTCGTATATGTCAACTAATGCCTTAAGCTTCATGAGGAAGAACTTGTCAACGCCATAAGAATCATAGACTTCATCGATTGTAGCTCCCTCCTTAAAGGCTTTCATTGCATATAAAAACCAGTAAGGTCTCTTCTGTCTCATATAGTTTAAAGCCTCGTCCTTGGTTATGGAGGAGAAATATATCTTACCGCCCACAAGACCTGGCTCGCCTATATCTAGCATCCTTACGGCCTTTTGGAACGTCTCCTCGAATGTCCTTCCGATGCTCATTACTTCTCCTATGCTTTTCATCTCAGTAGCTAGAGAGCTATCCACATGTTCGAATTTGGACATATCCCATCTGGGAATTTTCATGACTAGGTAGTCCAGACTTGGCTCGAAGAAGGCTGTAGTCTTACCAGATACTTTATTTAAAATCTCGTAAATTGAGTAGCCTAAGGATAACTTGGCTGACACATACGCAAGTGGATATCCTGTAGCCTTGCTTGCAAGTGCACTTGATCTAGACATCCTTGGGTTGGTCTCTATAATGAAGAAATCGTAAGATGATGGATTCAGCGCAAACTGAACGTTACATTCTCCTACTAGATCTATTGACTTTGCAACCTCTATTGACAGCGTCCTCATGTCCTGAAACTCCTTATTGTCTAGGGTTTGACAAGGTGATATCACGGTTGATTCGCCTGTATGAACGCCCATTGGGTCAAGGTTCTCAATACAAGCTACTACAGCTGCATTCCCCTTGCTGTCCCTCACTACTTCGTATTCAAGTTCCTTCCAGAAGTGAAGGTATTTCTCTATTAAGACTTCACCTATATAGCTTTGGGATAGAGCCCTGATTATATTCTCCCTTAGTTCGTTCTCATTCCACGCTACAGTAGAGCCTCTGCCACCCAAGTTGAAGCTAACCCTGACCATTACTGGATATCCTAAAACCTTGGCTTTCTTCAGCGCCTCATCCACGCTTGTTGCACTCATGCTTGGAGGTACTGGAAGGTTCCTCTCAATCATTGTCTCTCTGAATTTCTCTCTGCTCAATGCCCTCTCTATACCTTGAATTGGAGTGCCCAGTACCTTTATTCCGTACTGTTGAAGTATTCCTTTCTTGAATAGATCAATCCCGACATTAAGAGCAGTTTGCCCTCCGAATCCTATTGCTATGGCGTCTGGTCTCTCTTTTTCTATAACCTTGGCTACGGACCACCACGTAACGGGAACCATGTAAATCTTATCTGCGAATTGCTTGCTGGTCTGGACTGTAGCTACGTTTGAGTTTACTAATACTTGAGAGATTCCTTCTTCCCTGAAGGCTTTTAGAGCTTGGCTTGCAGAGTAATCAAATTCTGCAGCTTCAGCAATCTTTATAGGACCTGAGCCTATTACCATCACTTTCTTAGGAGTTTCAACCATTTGATTCCACCATCTTGGCGAACTTCTTAAATACCCAAGTCACGTCCCATGGACCAGGACGTGCCTCTGGGTGAAATTGAGTAGTTATAATAGGTAACTTTTCATGGTACATCCCCTCCACTGTTCCATCGTCAGGATTATAGAACCACACCTTCATGCCCTTGGGAACATCATCCTTAGAAAGGACAGCATAACCATGATTGTGAGTAGTTATATATCCTTCTCCAGTTGTCAAGTCCACAACAGCCTTGTTTATGGCTCTATGACCGAACTTCATCTTCCTTACTTTACCTCCTAAAGCAATGGTAAGTAACTGGTGACCTAGACATATACCCATTGTAGGCAACTTGTATTCAAGAATCTCCCTAAAGTTCTTCACTTGATTCACATATAAGTTGGGGTTCCCTGGACCATTACCGAAGATTATACCCTTAGGGTTATAGTCCATTATTTCCTTCGGTGAGAACCAACATGGAACCCTAACCACTGTGAAGCCTTGGTCGTATAAACCCTTGATTATTCCATGTTTTGTGCCACAGTCTATCATTACCACTATTCCCTTGTCGCCTCTCCCCTTATGAACTACTGGCGTTTTGGGAGAAGTTAACGGAGAGAAGTCGGTCTCATCATACCTCTTTTGGAGGTACTTCTTAGGATCGTCTATTTCCATGCCTGATGCTATTATACCCATCATTGATCCCTCAGTCCTTACTCTCTTTACTATGGCTCTAGTGTCCACGTCTGAAACTCCAGGTATTTCCTCGTCAGATAGCCATTTACTCAATGACCTTTCCGAGTTCCACTTGTAAGGTTCTGTCACTTCAGTCACTACCAGACCCTCCACTTGAATTGAATCTGACTCGAAATTTTGGTAAATTCCCTCAACAGCCTGCTTCCTTGGAACGCCGTAATTTCCAATTAATGGATGAGTTAAAACTAAGATCTGTCCCCTATACGAAGGATCAGTTAAACTTTCAGGATAGCCGTTCATTGCTGTGCTGAATACAACCTCACCGGCTCTAATCCCTTTAGCACCGAAGCCACAGCCTTGTAAAAGGGTTCCGTCCTCCAAGTACACATAACCTAAATAGTCACTCTTGCAGTAGATCATCTTCTATCACCTTCATTAAGTTAAGCCCGTTCCTAATCTTTAAGGAGAAAGAAGTTAACTTGGCTTTGTCCTCTTTCAATTTATTTCTTTTAATTTTTATCTCTTCTGTTATTAAATCAGGGTTAGGAGAACCTATGACTGCCTTCATTTTGATAGAATCCCTAGCTTTTAAGTTTGACTCAAAGGTTCCCTCTTTGATTCTCTTGGCTACTTCAAAGTAAGCTTGCCTATAAGGCATTTTTCCCCTTATTGAGGAAAGTTCGGCTTCATCTGTAGATAACGACTTCGAATCTGTTAGTTCCCTTTTTACCTTCAAGCCAAGTATAGCTGACTTAAATACCTTAAGGGAAGATGTTGACTCCTCCATAACGTTCCAATAATGCGCGTTCATCTCTTGAAGGTCTAGGTCGTAGCCTGAGGGAATTCCTTTATAAATAGCTAAGAGGGAAAGTGCCTCACCTATAACTGTTCCAGCCTTTGCCCTCAAAGTTTCCATCGTCACCGCGTTCCTTTTATGAGGCATTAAGCTACTAGTGCTTACATGAGAGTCAGGTAAGTCTATTACATCAACGATATTTGACGAAAGTAAAATCAAGTCCTCCGCTATTCTGCTTAGGGATGACATCATATTGGCTACTTCTAGGACAGGCGATATCAGGTCCGACCTGGAGCCAGTTGCAAACAACGTATTATATGCTAGATCGTCGAAACCTAACATTTCAGCTTCCTTAAGCCTATCAATCTTCAGATTTGTCCCAACTATTGCACCTGCCCCTAGCGGAGATCGATTAATCAAAGGCATTAGGGAAAAAATTGCCGACCACCTTGAAGAGATTTCCTCCTCTATATATAGTAGGTAGTGAGATAATGTAGATGGTTGAGCTAATTGAAAATGAGTGTAGACCGGAAATATCACATCCTTGTTCTCCTCAGCTTTAACTATGATTGCTTCCCTGACTTCCAACATGGTAGTTAGTAATTCAATTAATGCATTTCTCATCTTCAGTCTGAGTGCAGTGGAAACGTGATCATTCCTGCTCCTTGCTAAGCCTACCCATCCGCCGTTTTCTCCCGTCTGACTTATGAGATGATCCTCTAGAGCCTCATGCACATCCTCATATCCTTCCTTAATCTCCTTAAATGAGTTGACAGACTTTATCAACTCCTTTGTTACGTCCTTAGCTATGACACCAGCAAGGTAAAGCGATATAATGTGAGCTTTCATAGTAAGTTTAACCTGATCTAGTATAGCTTGATCTCCAGCTACGGAATTAGTATAGTCTACCACTTCGTCCTTAGCGTTGCCCCAAGTTCTATACAGCATCTCATCCAAACCTCGTCTTATGAGCTAATAGAGAATGCATTCCCCAGATTTCTATGAAGCCCCTTGCCATCTCGTCAGATGGATACCAACCCTTGTTGTAGCTGGCAACCTTCTCTGAATATGGCGAGAATTGGGAAGACCTACCTACTACGATAGCACCTGCACCCTCAAGCTTAACTAAGACCTCCCCCGTAACCCACCGATTCATTTCTTCAGCCATATGTTGTATTTCCTCCCTGAGTGGCTCGTACCAAAGACCTTGATATACAAGATCTGACCAAATTGAATCCATATACCTTTTGAACCTTAATTCATGAGGTGTCATGACCGTTTTCTCTAAGTCCTGATGTGACAACGTTAAAGTGAGCGCTGCGGGAGCTTCATAAACTTCCCTTGATTTGAATCCCACTACTCTGTTCTCTATATGATCAACTCTGCCGAAACCATGGCTTCCAACAATCGAATTAAGAATTTGAATTAATTTTAATAAGTTAAGTTTTTCATCATCAACCGAGACTGGAACTCCCTTATCAAAGCCTATCTTAATGGTGGAGGAATCGGTCTTGGTTTTCTTAGTCCATTCAAACGCGTCTTCGGGAACTTGAGTCATAGAGTCAGAGATTACATCGCCCTCTATGCTTCTTCCCCAAAGGTTTTCGTCTATGCTATATTTGCTACTTTCAGTCTTTATAGGTATCCCTCTCTCCTTTGCATACTTTATCTCGTCATCCCTTGTCATGTTCCAGATTCTGGCTGGAGCAATTAGCTTTGATTCTGGATACAAAGCTTTAACCGAAAGATCGAACCTTATTTGATCGTTCCCCTTTGAAGTTGAACCATGAGCGACACCTTCAGCTCCTTCCTTCTTAGCTATGTTAACTACCTTTTCCGCTATTAATGGCCTAGCCAATGCCGTAGCAAGTGGATAGACTCCCTCATAAAGTGCGTTCAAAAGGATGGCATACTTAACGTAATTATTAGCAAATTCCTCTTTTGCATCAATTGTAAAGTGCTTCCAAGACCCAGCTTGATATGCCCTCTCCTCAATCCTCTTAAAGTCGTCTGGCTGTCCAACATCCACAGTAACTGTTATAACATCGGCCTTGAAGGTTTCCTTTAACCAGGATATCGCAACTGTCGTATCTAAACCTCCAGAGTATGCTAAGACTATTTTCATCCCTAAAGAACGATGTTAATGAAGTTATAAATGATGACTATAATAAAAATCACGTTGTTCTTTATAAAGAGCATGTTAAAGGTTTCCTTTAGTTTTCTTTTGAACAAAAAAATCTAGTGCCTCCTTTATAAACTCAGTTCTACTATCTTTATTTAATTTTTTACAATAAAAGTCAATTTCATTTACAACATCCTCCTTTAGTCTGACACTTACAACCTTTCGCATAATCTCATGATATATAAGTAATACCCAAATAAAAAGTATGTGAAACCAAAACATATTAACTTTAGAAGAAGTATTACGGAGAAAACCTAGCCTAGTATTAACTTGCAGAAGTAAATATTACGGTCTTCTCTTCCTTTGCCTTCTGCAGCTCCTGCTTTATCTGGTCAAGACGTGTCTGCATTTCTTTTATAGCTACCGTAAGTGCCTCTTTGTGATATTTTCTAACATGTTCTTCTGTGTCTTCTCTTGACATTGTCATGCTACATATCGAGCATTTATACATACCATCATCACTTCTCTTGACAATCGGTTTAATGTTGACTGAAATGTCCTTAAGAATCGGGACAATCTTCTTCGCCTTGCCCTCGCTTCCACTTTTCTCAATAATTCTCTGCGCGTAGCCACGGAGTTGATGCTTTGAGATGTTATACTTATATGCAACTGAGGCTGGACCCTCACCTTTGACTAGGTACTCCTCAAGTGCATTGAGGACGTAGTCACTTCCTCCCAATATTTTTAGAGCTATATAATTTATTAAAGACTTTACATCTGTCTGCTTCATGCTTAGTCACTAGAGTGGACTATACGAATTAGAGTTTAAAAACAAGTATGATCATTCTATAAATGAAGAACACTGCCTTTGTATGTCCTAAGTATGACCTCGGAATGGTCTTTAGTAACTTTTCCGAGATCTATTGCATTGATATTTTTCTCTGCAATTGCCCTTTTAACATCATCTACATGTTCCTCTGAAATAAATAAAATCATTCCTATTCCCATATTGAACACTTTATACATTTCATCATGAGGAACCCCAGCATTTTCTATAACTTTAAAAATTTCTGGTGGATCCGGCATTTTCATGTCAATTCCATAACCAGTTACCCTATGAAGCTTTGAGAAGGATCCTCCAGTTATGTGTGCTGCACCTTTTATTTTATTTAGAACAGATAGGATTATATTTGAGTAAATCGCCGTTGGCTTCATGATTTCTTCGCCGTAGTCCTTCAAGCTAATCTTTCCTTCATCTATTAATCTTCTAACAAGGGAAAACCCGTTGGAATGTAATCCGTTGCTAGGTAGACCTATGACTAGGTCTCCAGGAGATATCTCTTTACCAGTGATCAATTTCTCTACCTTACCTAGAACAGAACAAGATACATCAAAGCCATTGACAACCGATGGCATTATTGCGGTTTCCCCTCCGACTACCTCTGCACCTGCATAATTCGCACCCTTTAGGATGCCCCTAAGGACTGACATCACTAAGTCTTTGTCTTCCTTTTCTAGAGCTAAGTAATCAAGAATAGCTAGAGGTCTCGCACCTACGCATGCAATGTCATTGACGTTCATTGCGACGCAGTCTATTCCTACTGTGTCTAGAATGCCAGTCTTCAATGCTAATAGCGTTTTAGTTCCGACCCCGTCCACATGCATGGCTAGATTGAGATCTCCTATCTTTATTACGCCTGCATAATGTCCAGCACCTAGAACTGTATTCTTGTAGGTTTTTGAAAGTATATCCACAATTGCGGAATGTATGCCCTTAACGGAGTCCAGATCCACTCCGGATTTCTTATATTCGTTCACCATAAACCACCGTTTGGAGACCAATCAGCAGATGCCCCAAGAAATCCCTTCTTCCTTCTTGAAGTGTAAGTATACCTTACTACCTCAGCTTTTTGGATTTGCTCCTCCATAGTAGATCCTATATCGGTTCTATAGATAAGTTCGGTATCTGCGCCAATCCATGAAATAGATTTGGTAAGCTTTGCCCTAGATTCGTTAAGATCTCCTAAGCATACCAGTTCCAACGCCCTTGATCCTTTGGTCACCAGAAAACCGTCCTCAAGGGATACAGAACCAAAGAAGACCTCGCATCCTATCTCCCTTATTTTCTTTACGTCAACTGATATCCTATGGTTTGAGGCCATCTTTCTATCTAACGGATAGCCTAAGGGAGAAACTGTCCAGACCAGTGAAGCCCTTTCGTCAACTTCAACCTTTGCCTTGTTTAGGTGACCGGTAGCAGTCTTCTCAACTAAATCTCCAAAGTCATCCTTAATTCTGGGAATTATAGCTGCGGCCTCTGGATCACCAAAACGAGAATAATATTCTATCACCGTTGGTCCCCAAAGCCCAGTGAGCATCATCTGACCGGCTATCGCTCCGTTGTATTTCTCTCCTGTTTCTTTCTCTATGGCTGAAATTGTTTGTTTAATTATTTCGAACGTTTCCTCATATTCTTCCTTGCTTATAAACGGAAGCAACTCCATCGGTCCAGAAACTGAGCCCATACCTCCAGTCTCTGGCCCTATGCCGTCCTGATAGGCGTTCTTATAGTCCTGAGCTAAAGGTAATGGAAGCAAGGTGTTGCCGTCAGAAAGGACGTGAAGGGTGTACTCTGGACCGTCAACCTTCTCCTCCACGATGATCTTCGGCTCTCCTTCCTTGTTATAATACGTTCCAATCTCGTTGACGCTTTTCGCCATTGCCTCCCTCTTCTCCTTTGAAAGGTACGCTTGTATATCAGCTATAACCTTAACTCCTTTTCCTCCCGCTTGACCTGCTGGCTTTACAGCCAGTGAGCCTCCATATCTAGATATGAACTCCGCAGCTTCTTCTATGCTCTGAAATGCCTTATACCTAAGTCTACCTGGTATGCCGTATTTCCACATAAGACTCCTTGCCCACACCTTAGATTCCTCTATCCTAGCATTGTTCTTGCTTGCGCCAAAGACTGGTATTCCTTCCTTCCTAAATTCGTCAGAGACGCCGTGGAAAAGAGGCTCTTCTGGTCCTATTATTCCCATATCTGGATTAACCTTTGAGATTGCGTCCCTAATCTGAGCTGGCTCTATTTCTCCGACTAGATATTCTCCTTCAGTTCTCTGTACTACTTCCTTTATTCCAGGATTAACATATGAAGAGAATGCATATACCTTGTACTTAGAGGAAAGGGATGAGGCTATTGCGTTCTCCCTTGCACCGTCTCCTACTATTAATACTTTCATCTTCTTCACCATTTAGTTGGGTACTTCCCCGTCATGCAGCCTATGCACAGTGCTCTATGTCCTATAGCTGAATAAAGGCCTTCTAGGGAAAGCCAATGTATTGAGTCCGCACCTATAACCTTGGCTATTTCCGAATCGGGAAGGTTGGCTGCTATAAGCTCCTTTTCCTCAGGGACAGCAACTCCGTAGGGGCATTTGTTGGAAAGCTTAGGACTTCCTATTAGTATATGAACTTCTTTGGCTCCAAGCCTCCTGAGGTTGAAGACCGTATTCTTTAATGTGGTCCCAGTAACCATGGAATCATCTATAAGTATCATTCTCTTATTAAAGACAGCGGATTTTATGGGATTAAGTTTGAGCTGGATTCCAACGACTTTCGTAAAATCATCGGAGGCTAACATTGTCCTAATAGGACTGCCAGTTCTAGTAAAGCCCAAATCCAAGGGAATTCCGGTTTTCCTTGAATAACCTACAGCAAAAGGCAGTGCAGTATCTGGAACGCCTATTACAGTATCAGCGTCTATAGGAAATTCCTCTGCTAACTTTTCTCCTATTCTAAGCCTGAGGGAATAAATGTCATTTTCATTGACAAAACTGTCTATCCTGGCTTGGTATATGTATTCTATAGAACAGTAATTCTTTTCAGGTTCCCTTACTTGCACACTTTTGACGTTAAATCTGTCTATTATCACCAACTCTCCGGGCTTCATTTCCCTTCTAAACTCTCCGCCTATCACGTTCATACTTGTCATTTCTGATGCCACTATTGCCATGTCAAAGCCGAATCCTCCTAAGGAAAGAGGTTTCAGACCTAAATGGTCTCTGTAAGCCATGAGCTTTCCTTCCTTAGTTATTGCCACAAAAGAAAATGGAAAACGAGTACTTCGTATTGCCTCCTTTGGATCCTTTTGAAGAAAACTTACGAAAGAATCTGGATCGCTAAGCACTCCGTCTATCGCCACACTTAGCCCATCGACTTGAATGGGATACCCAGAAGTTCCTGTATAACCTATTCCTGCCCACCCTTCAAGTTCACCCACTTCAAGATCCTCTGGTGCAACCTTGGACTTCATGCTCTTGATTATACCTCCCTCACTTAACAACGAGATACCCGACTGCGAGTATCCCCTGTGTTGGAGACCGACTAAACCATAATATAAAAATTTATTTATATTCCAAATTTTATCAAATGATAATAAACCTATTAAACCTGCCATTTTTACACCTTACCAAAAATTTTATCTAAGGAAGAAAAATTATAATTACCTTTCAGAGGATAATTCCCGGTGAAACATGCGTCGCATAGGGACGTAGTTCCTATGGCTGATATCATTTCGTCTACTGTAAGAAATTCTAGTGAGTCAGAACCTATCTCTTTAGATATTTTCTCTTCGTTCTTTGATCTAGCTATAAGCTCCGAGGCACTGGGGAAATCTATTCCCATATAACAAGGATACTTTATCATTGGAGAGCCGACTCTTACATGAATTTCCTTGGCTCCAGCTGATCTGAGCCTAGAAATCAACCTCCTCATTGTGTTACCTCGTACTATAGAATCATCAATGAGGACCAGAGATTTACCCTTGACTGCGCTCTCAACAATCCCAAACTTTTCCTTCAAAGCTTCTATTCTAGCCTCTTGAGTAGGCATGATGAAGGACCTTTTAGAGGAAATAGTCCTAATTAACGCCTCTTCTAACGGAATTCCGCTGGCTCTGGAGAACCCTAAAGCTATAGGACGTGATGAGTCAGGTACGGGAACTACAACTTCTCCTGGAGCAGGATGCTTTTTAGCTAGAATTTCTCCCAATCTAATTCTGCTAATGTAAACCGGGTTTCCGTCTATTGACGAATCCGCTCTAGAGAAATAAATGAATTCGAATGCACATGTGGTCTTGCGTGAAGAATTAACTATTTCATTTAGAAAAATATTGCCTTCTCTTATTCCTATCACCTCTCCAGGAGAAAGGTCCTTCAACTTAATTCCACCTAGCTGTCTTATTGCTGAATCCTCCGACGCTACAACTATGGCATTGTTAACACGTCCGAGTACCAAAGGTCTGAAACCTTGTGGAT
It includes:
- the purM gene encoding phosphoribosylformylglycinamidine cyclo-ligase codes for the protein MVNEYKKSGVDLDSVKGIHSAIVDILSKTYKNTVLGAGHYAGVIKIGDLNLAMHVDGVGTKTLLALKTGILDTVGIDCVAMNVNDIACVGARPLAILDYLALEKEDKDLVMSVLRGILKGANYAGAEVVGGETAIMPSVVNGFDVSCSVLGKVEKLITGKEISPGDLVIGLPSNGLHSNGFSLVRRLIDEGKISLKDYGEEIMKPTAIYSNIILSVLNKIKGAAHITGGSFSKLHRVTGYGIDMKMPDPPEIFKVIENAGVPHDEMYKVFNMGIGMILFISEEHVDDVKRAIAEKNINAIDLGKVTKDHSEVILRTYKGSVLHL
- a CDS encoding argininosuccinate synthase, which encodes MKIVLAYSGGLDTTVAISWLKETFKADVITVTVDVGQPDDFKRIEERAYQAGSWKHFTIDAKEEFANNYVKYAILLNALYEGVYPLATALARPLIAEKVVNIAKKEGAEGVAHGSTSKGNDQIRFDLSVKALYPESKLIAPARIWNMTRDDEIKYAKERGIPIKTESSKYSIDENLWGRSIEGDVISDSMTQVPEDAFEWTKKTKTDSSTIKIGFDKGVPVSVDDEKLNLLKLIQILNSIVGSHGFGRVDHIENRVVGFKSREVYEAPAALTLTLSHQDLEKTVMTPHELRFKRYMDSIWSDLVYQGLWYEPLREEIQHMAEEMNRWVTGEVLVKLEGAGAIVVGRSSQFSPYSEKVASYNKGWYPSDEMARGFIEIWGMHSLLAHKTRFG
- the carA gene encoding glutamine-hydrolyzing carbamoyl-phosphate synthase small subunit, coding for MIYCKSDYLGYVYLEDGTLLQGCGFGAKGIRAGEVVFSTAMNGYPESLTDPSYRGQILVLTHPLIGNYGVPRKQAVEGIYQNFESDSIQVEGLVVTEVTEPYKWNSERSLSKWLSDEEIPGVSDVDTRAIVKRVRTEGSMMGIIASGMEIDDPKKYLQKRYDETDFSPLTSPKTPVVHKGRGDKGIVVMIDCGTKHGIIKGLYDQGFTVVRVPCWFSPKEIMDYNPKGIIFGNGPGNPNLYVNQVKNFREILEYKLPTMGICLGHQLLTIALGGKVRKMKFGHRAINKAVVDLTTGEGYITTHNHGYAVLSKDDVPKGMKVWFYNPDDGTVEGMYHEKLPIITTQFHPEARPGPWDVTWVFKKFAKMVESNG
- the purD gene encoding phosphoribosylamine--glycine ligase; translated protein: MKVLIVGDGARENAIASSLSSKYKVYAFSSYVNPGIKEVVQRTEGEYLVGEIEPAQIRDAISKVNPDMGIIGPEEPLFHGVSDEFRKEGIPVFGASKNNARIEESKVWARSLMWKYGIPGRLRYKAFQSIEEAAEFISRYGGSLAVKPAGQAGGKGVKVIADIQAYLSKEKREAMAKSVNEIGTYYNKEGEPKIIVEEKVDGPEYTLHVLSDGNTLLPLPLAQDYKNAYQDGIGPETGGMGSVSGPMELLPFISKEEYEETFEIIKQTISAIEKETGEKYNGAIAGQMMLTGLWGPTVIEYYSRFGDPEAAAIIPRIKDDFGDLVEKTATGHLNKAKVEVDERASLVWTVSPLGYPLDRKMASNHRISVDVKKIREIGCEVFFGSVSLEDGFLVTKGSRALELVCLGDLNESRAKLTKSISWIGADTELIYRTDIGSTMEEQIQKAEVVRYTYTSRRKKGFLGASADWSPNGGLW
- the carB gene encoding carbamoyl-phosphate synthase (glutamine-hydrolyzing) large subunit, with translation MVETPKKVMVIGSGPIKIAEAAEFDYSASQALKAFREEGISQVLVNSNVATVQTSKQFADKIYMVPVTWWSVAKVIEKERPDAIAIGFGGQTALNVGIDLFKKGILQQYGIKVLGTPIQGIERALSREKFRETMIERNLPVPPSMSATSVDEALKKAKVLGYPVMVRVSFNLGGRGSTVAWNENELRENIIRALSQSYIGEVLIEKYLHFWKELEYEVVRDSKGNAAVVACIENLDPMGVHTGESTVISPCQTLDNKEFQDMRTLSIEVAKSIDLVGECNVQFALNPSSYDFFIIETNPRMSRSSALASKATGYPLAYVSAKLSLGYSIYEILNKVSGKTTAFFEPSLDYLVMKIPRWDMSKFEHVDSSLATEMKSIGEVMSIGRTFEETFQKAVRMLDIGEPGLVGGKIYFSSITKDEALNYMRQKRPYWFLYAMKAFKEGATIDEVYDSYGVDKFFLMKLKALVDIYEKFRKEPNLNAELIQYLKTLGFSDEQLQDEAKIRDREGIYPRIKRIDTLAGEWDAVTNYLYTTYKGVEDDVKPSDGRKLLVVGAGGFRIGVSVEFDWSVVSVLNEARKYFDDVAVLNYNPETVSTDWDIAGKLFFDEISVEKVKDIVKKEGFTDVCLFSGGQLGNSIAKKLEEEGIRIYGSSGSAVDSAEDREKFSSLLDKLGIPQPKWISARDISQLRRFIDEVGFPVLVRPSYVLSGSSMAVAYNNVELNSILSRASKISEKYPVVISKYLTDAVEAEIDGATDGKKVIGAVLEHVEEAGVHSGDATISIPNRKLTHDLVLRMKKYAVSIVNELGVKGPFNLQMVIKDNTPYVIEMNMRASRSMPFTSKAKGFNIIGKAVEAIEKGLDQDEEFYEPPSSSWAVKSPEFSWAQLRGAYPFLGPEMRSTGEVASFGVDFYDALIKSWLSSPPNAIPDKGKKALVYGERNVEYLEETARNLSQYGLDIITLDGLNIKEGEVVALKPAEELLLKKEIGIVVTEGFLESKDYNVRRLAADLNIPLILNARLASEVSKAFNKEDITFFEISEYGGGI
- a CDS encoding amidophosphoribosyltransferase; its protein translation is MAGLIGLLSFDKIWNINKFLYYGLVGLQHRGYSQSGISLLSEGGIIKSMKSKVAPEDLEVGELEGWAGIGYTGTSGYPIQVDGLSVAIDGVLSDPDSFVSFLQKDPKEAIRSTRFPFSFVAITKEGKLMAYRDHLGLKPLSLGGFGFDMAIVASEMTSMNVIGGEFRREMKPGELVIIDRFNVKSVQVREPEKNYCSIEYIYQARIDSFVNENDIYSLRLRIGEKLAEEFPIDADTVIGVPDTALPFAVGYSRKTGIPLDLGFTRTGSPIRTMLASDDFTKVVGIQLKLNPIKSAVFNKRMILIDDSMVTGTTLKNTVFNLRRLGAKEVHILIGSPKLSNKCPYGVAVPEEKELIAANLPDSEIAKVIGADSIHWLSLEGLYSAIGHRALCIGCMTGKYPTKW
- a CDS encoding ribbon-helix-helix domain-containing protein, translating into MRKVVSVRLKEDVVNEIDFYCKKLNKDSRTEFIKEALDFFVQKKTKGNL
- the purF gene encoding amidophosphoribosyltransferase, whose protein sequence is MYLKEHCGVIAVSSASPLPLKLTYEGLKLLQHRGEESAGISYLEAGKVKLNRGLGLVEEAIDKAIILSYTTSSIGHVRYSTSGVSDISEAQPMSDGYVTVAFNGTITNFFKFGNYPTDTSFILDFISKEVKEGKTLIEAIRHFMEVADGAYSLLVMDIKGDIYAVRDPQGFRPLVLGRVNNAIVVASEDSAIRQLGGIKLKDLSPGEVIGIREGNIFLNEIVNSSRKTTCAFEFIYFSRADSSIDGNPVYISRIRLGEILAKKHPAPGEVVVPVPDSSRPIALGFSRASGIPLEEALIRTISSKRSFIMPTQEARIEALKEKFGIVESAVKGKSLVLIDDSIVRGNTMRRLISRLRSAGAKEIHVRVGSPMIKYPCYMGIDFPSASELIARSKNEEKISKEIGSDSLEFLTVDEMISAIGTTSLCDACFTGNYPLKGNYNFSSLDKIFGKV
- the argH gene encoding argininosuccinate lyase, with translation MLYRTWGNAKDEVVDYTNSVAGDQAILDQVKLTMKAHIISLYLAGVIAKDVTKELIKSVNSFKEIKEGYEDVHEALEDHLISQTGENGGWVGLARSRNDHVSTALRLKMRNALIELLTTMLEVREAIIVKAEENKDVIFPVYTHFQLAQPSTLSHYLLYIEEEISSRWSAIFSLMPLINRSPLGAGAIVGTNLKIDRLKEAEMLGFDDLAYNTLFATGSRSDLISPVLEVANMMSSLSRIAEDLILLSSNIVDVIDLPDSHVSTSSLMPHKRNAVTMETLRAKAGTVIGEALSLLAIYKGIPSGYDLDLQEMNAHYWNVMEESTSSLKVFKSAILGLKVKRELTDSKSLSTDEAELSSIRGKMPYRQAYFEVAKRIKEGTFESNLKARDSIKMKAVIGSPNPDLITEEIKIKRNKLKEDKAKLTSFSLKIRNGLNLMKVIEDDLLQE